In the Leptospira sp. WS4.C2 genome, one interval contains:
- a CDS encoding fumarate hydratase, whose translation MPEFFYADPFPLGEDTTPYKLLTKDFVSTVPFGDKEILKIEPEGLTFLAEKAMEDIAFYLRPGHLEKVRKILDDPEATKNDRFVAMALLKNAVIAADKQLPSCQDTGTGIVMAKKGEYVITGGDDAEALSKGIYNTYVQRNLRYSQVVPLSMYEETNSGSNLPAQVDIYATPGQKYSFLFMAKGGGSANKTYLYQETKALLNPASLEKFISEKVAGLGTSACPPYHIAVVIGGTSAEANLKTVKLASAGYLDHLPTKGTKEGTAFRDIELEEKMLLAAQKSGIGAQFGGKYLAHDFRIIRLPRHGASCPVGLGVSCSADRNIKAKITKDGIYLEQLEYDPARYLPTVEESDAGSETVHINLNQPMKEILGILNKYPVKTRVMLSGRLVVARDIAHAKLKEKLDKGEPLPDYFKNHPVYYAGPAKTPEGMPSGSFGPTTAGRMDSYVPLFQEKGYSMISLAKGNRSKVVTDSCKKNGGFYLGSIGGPAALLAKENIKKVEVLDFPELGMEAVWSIEVENFPAFIVVDDKGNDFFQMLN comes from the coding sequence ATGCCAGAATTCTTTTATGCCGATCCCTTCCCACTCGGGGAAGATACCACTCCTTACAAATTGTTAACCAAAGACTTTGTAAGCACCGTCCCATTCGGGGATAAAGAAATTTTAAAAATTGAACCAGAGGGTTTGACCTTCCTTGCGGAAAAAGCCATGGAAGACATCGCTTTTTACCTTCGCCCAGGCCATTTGGAAAAAGTTCGCAAAATTTTAGATGATCCAGAAGCCACTAAAAATGATCGGTTTGTGGCTATGGCCCTTCTCAAAAATGCAGTGATTGCCGCAGACAAACAACTGCCTTCTTGCCAAGACACAGGAACTGGAATTGTTATGGCAAAAAAGGGCGAGTATGTCATCACCGGTGGCGATGATGCAGAAGCACTCTCGAAAGGAATTTACAATACATACGTACAGCGTAACTTACGTTATTCGCAAGTAGTTCCTCTTTCTATGTATGAGGAAACTAATTCCGGCTCTAACTTACCAGCCCAGGTAGATATTTATGCAACACCTGGTCAAAAATATAGTTTTTTATTTATGGCAAAGGGGGGTGGGTCTGCCAACAAAACCTATCTCTACCAAGAAACCAAAGCCCTTCTCAATCCGGCATCTCTCGAAAAATTCATTTCGGAAAAAGTGGCGGGACTTGGGACTTCCGCTTGTCCTCCCTACCACATAGCAGTGGTGATTGGGGGAACTTCTGCCGAGGCCAATTTAAAGACAGTCAAACTGGCGTCAGCTGGTTACCTGGATCATTTGCCAACCAAAGGAACTAAAGAAGGGACCGCTTTTCGTGATATCGAACTCGAAGAGAAGATGTTACTGGCAGCACAAAAATCGGGGATTGGGGCGCAGTTTGGTGGAAAGTATTTAGCACATGATTTCCGTATCATTCGTTTGCCAAGGCATGGTGCTTCGTGCCCAGTCGGACTTGGTGTTAGTTGCAGTGCCGATCGCAATATCAAAGCCAAAATCACAAAAGACGGAATCTACCTAGAACAACTCGAATACGACCCGGCTCGTTATTTACCTACAGTTGAGGAATCGGATGCGGGAAGTGAAACCGTTCATATCAATTTAAACCAACCCATGAAAGAGATTCTCGGAATCTTAAATAAATATCCTGTCAAAACACGTGTTATGTTGTCTGGACGACTCGTTGTGGCTCGTGACATTGCCCATGCCAAACTCAAAGAAAAATTAGATAAGGGCGAACCTCTTCCTGACTATTTCAAAAACCATCCTGTTTACTATGCGGGGCCTGCGAAAACTCCAGAAGGAATGCCATCGGGATCGTTTGGTCCAACGACCGCAGGACGAATGGATAGTTATGTTCCTCTTTTCCAAGAAAAAGGATACTCCATGATTTCTCTTGCCAAAGGGAATCGTTCCAAAGTGGTCACTGATAGCTGTAAGAAGAATGGGGGATTCTATCTTGGATCCATCGGTGGACCTGCGGCCTTACTTGCCAAAGAAAACATCAAAAAAGTGGAAGTTCTCGACTTCCCCGAGTTAGGTATGGAAGCCGTTTGGTCCATTGAAGTAGAAAACTTTCCTGCCTTTATCGTAGTCGATGACAAAGGAAATGACTTTTTTCAGATGTTGAATTGA
- a CDS encoding DUF3147 family protein — MLYLIIKYLVTATLVVVISEIARRNDRMGSLIASLPLVTILTLFWLKFENTGTEKISNHAYYTFWFVIPTLPMFLLFPKLNSNYGFWVAILSSIVFTIVLFYLYQLVLSRLGIRLL, encoded by the coding sequence ATGTTATATCTCATTATAAAATATTTAGTCACGGCGACACTTGTTGTCGTCATATCGGAAATCGCAAGGAGGAATGATCGAATGGGAAGTCTCATCGCATCTCTTCCATTGGTCACCATTCTCACTTTGTTTTGGTTAAAATTCGAAAATACAGGCACAGAAAAAATTTCCAACCATGCCTATTATACTTTTTGGTTTGTAATTCCAACCTTACCTATGTTTTTGTTATTTCCAAAACTTAATTCCAATTACGGTTTCTGGGTTGCTATTTTAAGTAGCATTGTTTTTACGATTGTTTTGTTTTATCTGTATCAGTTGGTTTTGAGTCGATTGGGAATTCGATTATTATAA
- a CDS encoding LIC_10705 family lipoprotein, giving the protein MKTISFILLSTLSLFGCFRNSDPRTAGIPNDQLAPFLLFFVVPNLDFNQYCPATDQIPILEPGTYNRYMAAGDTYIFDNRARLNAKQTWTSAEYFTFSIQENPGQEVKLTSPWCGNSSSSYPARNDSNLSGQLETVRIPLKVPPLPVQRYGFFTTLTIVSGSGTISFTTPSVQDPPQ; this is encoded by the coding sequence ATGAAAACCATCTCATTCATATTACTTAGCACATTATCCCTGTTTGGCTGTTTTCGTAACTCCGATCCTCGAACCGCAGGCATTCCCAATGACCAACTGGCTCCGTTTCTGTTGTTCTTTGTGGTTCCCAATTTAGACTTCAACCAGTATTGTCCGGCCACGGACCAAATTCCCATTTTAGAACCGGGAACATACAACCGTTATATGGCTGCGGGCGATACTTATATTTTTGATAATCGTGCACGGTTGAATGCTAAGCAAACTTGGACATCAGCGGAGTATTTTACTTTTAGTATTCAAGAAAATCCGGGTCAGGAAGTTAAACTTACCAGTCCTTGGTGTGGAAATAGCTCTAGTAGTTATCCCGCTCGGAATGATTCTAATTTATCTGGCCAGTTGGAAACTGTTAGGATTCCCTTAAAAGTTCCGCCTTTACCTGTTCAAAGGTATGGTTTTTTTACAACATTAACAATTGTCTCTGGGTCTGGAACTATTAGCTTTACAACACCGAGTGTGCAGGATCCGCCGCAATGA
- a CDS encoding LA_2444/LA_4059 family outer membrane protein: protein MKQSLLYILLVFFSSMLFAVESETVVTKQEPDEKSKNSKFSLLLKRQTYQYLPYEYTSLTDKNESLVPTRSSSTLKENGKVLIPFVFSYENLAKGFKLELSYFEIEIVNANTLLYQQTSQGPNISRHYLSPMARSEFEFNAYKSLSPIKDWKLYLGGGIRNINRYLYGNYLGQGTFKEYFFTYGPQVSVQSIYELPYDLAFHLTVDVFYTQGTRFFKQPNLMEDRFQYSLSTAGTEGIFRGYEFDGSLSYSFHSNMKFFVGYNMIVSKFSYYHYNEIQFSRSTENLGSASPSLTGNWEMNLPKKSENFDTLRGIYLGMMVSF, encoded by the coding sequence ATGAAACAGAGCCTCCTTTACATTTTACTTGTTTTTTTCTCTTCTATGCTTTTTGCAGTGGAGTCGGAGACGGTGGTAACCAAACAAGAACCCGATGAAAAAAGTAAAAACTCAAAATTCAGTTTACTCTTAAAAAGACAGACCTACCAGTATTTGCCTTATGAATACACATCGCTCACCGATAAAAACGAATCCTTGGTTCCCACTCGTTCCAGCTCCACATTAAAGGAAAATGGAAAGGTTCTCATTCCTTTTGTATTCAGTTATGAAAATTTAGCGAAGGGTTTTAAATTAGAACTCTCTTACTTTGAAATCGAAATTGTAAATGCCAACACTCTTCTATACCAACAAACATCGCAAGGACCAAATATTTCTCGGCATTACCTTTCGCCCATGGCTCGTTCGGAATTTGAATTCAATGCTTACAAATCTTTGAGCCCCATAAAGGATTGGAAACTTTATCTAGGAGGGGGGATTCGTAATATCAATCGTTACCTGTATGGAAATTATTTAGGGCAAGGGACTTTCAAAGAATATTTTTTCACTTATGGGCCACAAGTCTCTGTGCAAAGTATCTACGAGCTTCCTTATGACTTAGCATTCCACCTAACTGTGGATGTATTTTATACACAAGGCACTCGATTTTTCAAACAACCAAACCTAATGGAAGATCGTTTCCAGTATTCTTTATCCACTGCAGGTACAGAAGGAATCTTTCGGGGATATGAATTTGATGGTTCTCTTTCCTACTCTTTTCATTCCAACATGAAATTCTTTGTGGGTTACAATATGATCGTCTCTAAATTCTCCTACTACCATTATAATGAAATTCAATTCAGTCGCAGCACAGAGAATTTAGGTTCTGCGAGTCCCTCTCTCACTGGTAATTGGGAGATGAATCTTCCGAAAAAATCGGAAAACTTTGATACTTTAAGAGGAATTTATCTGGGGATGATGGTGAGTTTTTAA
- a CDS encoding RluA family pseudouridine synthase: MQIFLTVSEDYDQSRLDVFLKDNAGDDLSRSTVQKWIDSGFVTNKTKEQLAHKNGYKVTLGEEYVVDVIARPPSRLEPIAMDIPVLYDEDEFMVIHKKAGIACHSGPGDDQPSLVNGLLHQFQNLSATGGERRPGIVHRLDKPTEGVLIIAKTDRAHAALSKLFQDRLVDKTYYAWVLQAPVEGEGTVNLPIGRHPVERVKMCVREDGRMAITHYKTEKIVQTQTGRKFSLMKLGLETGRTHQIRVHMAKLGCPVVGDSLYSRSAKDYTQYGLLLFAKRLEFPHPFIPDKRVLVELDFPERFKTFERKCPSY, encoded by the coding sequence ATGCAAATATTTCTAACCGTTTCCGAAGATTATGACCAAAGTCGCCTGGATGTCTTCCTAAAAGACAATGCCGGAGACGATCTCAGCCGTTCTACCGTTCAAAAGTGGATTGATTCTGGATTTGTGACAAACAAAACCAAAGAACAACTCGCGCATAAAAACGGGTATAAGGTAACTCTTGGTGAAGAGTATGTCGTGGATGTGATTGCAAGGCCACCTTCTAGGCTCGAACCCATTGCAATGGACATTCCTGTCCTTTATGACGAAGATGAATTTATGGTTATCCATAAGAAAGCCGGGATTGCATGCCACAGTGGACCGGGTGACGACCAACCTTCTCTTGTCAATGGACTGTTACACCAGTTCCAAAACCTATCAGCCACAGGCGGTGAACGTCGTCCAGGAATTGTGCACCGGTTAGACAAACCAACAGAAGGGGTTCTCATCATCGCCAAAACTGACCGTGCCCATGCAGCACTTTCTAAACTTTTCCAAGACCGATTGGTTGATAAAACTTATTATGCATGGGTCCTCCAAGCCCCAGTGGAAGGAGAAGGGACTGTCAACTTACCGATTGGCCGCCATCCCGTAGAACGAGTGAAGATGTGTGTGCGGGAAGACGGACGAATGGCCATCACTCATTACAAAACCGAAAAAATTGTGCAAACACAAACGGGTCGTAAATTTAGTCTGATGAAACTGGGTTTGGAAACCGGTCGTACCCACCAGATCCGTGTTCATATGGCCAAGTTAGGTTGCCCTGTTGTGGGGGACAGTTTGTACTCTCGGTCCGCAAAGGACTATACGCAATATGGACTTTTACTTTTTGCAAAACGATTAGAATTTCCTCACCCCTTCATCCCCGACAAACGGGTCTTAGTGGAGTTGGATTTTCCCGAGAGATTCAAAACTTTTGAAAGGAAATGTCCGAGTTATTAA
- a CDS encoding type II toxin-antitoxin system VapC family toxin, with protein sequence MFYYLDSSVLVKKYFDEFASDTVLKIWKDNRYIAISQVGYSEILATINKKQKIDKFSEKIKESIIKQFKSDWDQLVKINVDHSINSELVRIHSKYLLRGFDAIHLVSAILLFRELEEETFFLSADDNLATAAKKDGLNIGIYNWK encoded by the coding sequence ATGTTTTATTATTTAGATTCAAGCGTTCTTGTAAAAAAATACTTTGATGAATTTGCTTCTGATACTGTATTAAAAATATGGAAAGATAATCGATATATTGCAATATCACAAGTTGGCTATTCAGAAATCCTAGCCACAATTAATAAAAAACAAAAAATTGATAAGTTCTCTGAAAAAATAAAAGAATCTATTATAAAACAATTTAAATCTGATTGGGATCAACTTGTCAAAATTAACGTAGATCATTCAATAAATTCTGAATTAGTTAGAATTCATTCAAAATATTTACTTAGAGGTTTCGATGCTATTCACCTCGTTTCTGCGATTCTTCTATTCAGAGAATTAGAAGAAGAAACTTTCTTTCTTAGTGCAGACGATAATCTAGCAACTGCAGCTAAAAAAGATGGTTTAAATATCGGAATATATAATTGGAAGTAA
- a CDS encoding DUF1801 domain-containing protein, translating into MANTVEEYIQSLPEERKEPFSKLREIIKKNLPKGFEETIQYKMIGYVVPKKTYPAGYHVTPEFALPFLHIASQKNGLALYHMGIYADQKLLKWFQTEYPKHSKTKLDMGKSCIRFKKIEEIPWKLIGELVSKMSPKDWITLYEKNLKETISNKKNSSKK; encoded by the coding sequence ATGGCAAACACTGTTGAAGAATACATCCAATCGTTACCGGAAGAACGAAAAGAGCCATTTTCTAAACTACGAGAGATCATCAAAAAAAATCTTCCCAAAGGTTTTGAAGAAACCATCCAGTACAAGATGATCGGTTATGTTGTCCCTAAAAAAACATATCCAGCAGGTTATCACGTGACCCCAGAGTTTGCCCTTCCCTTTCTGCATATCGCTTCCCAGAAAAATGGTCTCGCTTTGTACCATATGGGAATTTATGCAGATCAAAAATTATTAAAGTGGTTTCAAACAGAATATCCAAAGCATTCTAAAACCAAATTGGATATGGGCAAAAGTTGCATTCGTTTTAAAAAGATAGAGGAGATTCCCTGGAAATTGATTGGAGAGCTTGTGTCGAAAATGAGTCCCAAAGATTGGATTACACTCTATGAGAAAAATTTAAAAGAAACGATATCTAATAAAAAGAATTCTTCCAAAAAGTAA
- a CDS encoding LIC_10705 family lipoprotein: protein MKTISFILLSTLSLFGCFRNSDPRTAGIPSDQLAPFLLFFVVPNLDFNQYCPATDQIPILEPGTYNRYMAAGDTYIFDNRARFTQTAPAGETRFFTFTIQESPSQNIKLTSPACGNSTFEAPAYGDSGLSGQLENVYIELQTPPFPARRRFFFAKLTLISGSGNISITTPTAADPENAH, encoded by the coding sequence ATGAAAACCATCTCATTCATATTACTTAGCACATTATCCCTGTTTGGCTGTTTTCGTAACTCCGATCCTCGAACCGCAGGCATTCCCAGTGACCAACTGGCTCCGTTTCTGCTCTTCTTTGTGGTTCCCAATTTAGACTTCAACCAGTATTGTCCGGCCACTGATCAAATTCCCATTTTAGAACCGGGAACATACAACCGTTATATGGCTGCGGGCGATACTTATATTTTTGATAATCGTGCACGGTTTACGCAAACGGCACCGGCAGGAGAAACCAGATTTTTTACTTTTACGATCCAGGAAAGCCCTAGCCAGAATATCAAGCTGACCTCGCCCGCATGCGGAAATAGTACTTTTGAGGCACCTGCTTATGGCGACTCCGGTTTATCAGGACAATTGGAAAACGTCTATATTGAATTGCAAACACCGCCATTCCCAGCTAGGAGGCGATTTTTTTTCGCGAAACTAACATTGATTTCCGGATCAGGCAATATTTCTATTACTACACCAACTGCTGCAGATCCAGAAAATGCACATTAA
- a CDS encoding class I SAM-dependent methyltransferase, with product MEPNVFDQLAKEYDTAERKELALVITSAIQNECKDSQSKTLFDYGCGTGLVGLNLVSLVGRIVFIDSSEPMLDIVREKIKRTNTTNAEVIHSNFLQNTKNKKSDLILVSLVLLHIPDTKKILKYFYEILNPNGKLMVVDFDKNEKINHPKVHNGFTDLEMKSLLNDVGFKNIEKKTIYHGKNIFMKEDASLFLATGTK from the coding sequence ATGGAACCAAATGTTTTCGACCAACTCGCCAAAGAGTATGATACAGCGGAACGAAAAGAATTAGCCCTAGTCATAACTAGTGCAATCCAAAACGAATGTAAGGATAGCCAATCAAAAACTTTATTTGATTACGGTTGTGGCACCGGACTTGTTGGCCTTAATTTGGTTTCCTTAGTCGGTAGGATTGTCTTTATCGATTCTTCTGAACCTATGTTGGATATTGTCAGAGAGAAAATCAAAAGAACAAATACAACCAATGCAGAAGTGATCCATTCCAATTTCCTCCAAAATACCAAAAATAAAAAATCGGATCTAATCCTTGTCTCTCTTGTCCTTTTGCACATTCCTGATACAAAAAAGATTCTAAAATATTTTTATGAAATCTTAAACCCTAACGGAAAGCTGATGGTTGTTGATTTTGATAAAAATGAAAAAATAAACCATCCCAAAGTGCACAACGGATTTACAGATCTCGAAATGAAATCTTTACTGAATGACGTTGGATTTAAAAATATAGAAAAGAAGACAATTTATCATGGGAAAAATATTTTTATGAAGGAAGATGCTTCGCTTTTTTTGGCAACAGGAACCAAATGA
- a CDS encoding type II toxin-antitoxin system Phd/YefM family antitoxin, with protein MIYVGVRDLKAKLSEYLDKARLGDEVIVTDHGKPIARLIKEPIKQKSTIEKMYLLAEKGMIQLPSKDKQSKSTTPLKTKSKMTASDILLNDR; from the coding sequence ATGATTTATGTCGGAGTAAGAGATCTAAAAGCAAAACTTAGCGAATATCTCGATAAAGCCAGGCTTGGAGACGAAGTAATCGTTACTGATCACGGAAAACCAATTGCTAGACTAATAAAAGAACCAATAAAACAAAAATCTACTATTGAGAAAATGTATCTTTTAGCTGAAAAAGGTATGATACAACTTCCAAGTAAGGATAAGCAAAGTAAATCGACTACTCCGCTTAAAACAAAGTCAAAAATGACTGCATCTGATATATTACTTAACGATCGTTAA
- a CDS encoding OmpA family protein yields the protein MMKKGFFLSLILLAGLSLSLTNCSSSEEKETPKETTSTTETTSTVSSRDLNAALLDEINVALKDYRYPDGVRRRGFSYKQADIQAEDFKTWAKDNVSYIKDALAKLPEGYALEVTGHADASGPEEAEGAKKGNGYYSQIRSDAVKDALVKQGIPADRIVTKASGSAKPISGFDEKDAINRRVTFQVVSK from the coding sequence CTGATGAAAAAAGGATTTTTTTTAAGCCTCATCCTCCTCGCAGGTCTTTCGCTTTCATTAACGAATTGTTCGTCTTCTGAAGAAAAAGAAACTCCCAAAGAAACAACTTCCACAACGGAAACAACATCCACTGTTTCTTCCAGAGATCTCAATGCAGCTCTTTTGGACGAAATCAATGTAGCACTCAAAGACTACCGCTATCCAGACGGCGTTCGTCGCAGAGGTTTTAGCTACAAACAAGCGGACATCCAAGCAGAAGATTTCAAAACTTGGGCAAAAGACAATGTATCTTACATCAAAGATGCTCTTGCTAAACTTCCTGAAGGTTATGCACTGGAAGTGACTGGTCACGCAGATGCATCTGGACCCGAAGAAGCAGAAGGTGCTAAAAAAGGAAACGGATACTATTCACAAATTCGTTCTGACGCAGTCAAAGACGCTCTTGTAAAACAAGGGATCCCTGCAGACAGAATCGTAACAAAAGCTTCTGGTTCTGCAAAACCAATTTCTGGTTTTGATGAAAAAGACGCAATCAACCGTCGAGTGACTTTCCAAGTCGTTTCTAAATAA
- a CDS encoding YdeI family protein, whose amino-acid sequence MNKNNEIIIKSFSSSEKWKEWLMLNFATFPNGIWLRIYKKDSGKKTITYDEALDEALCFGWIDSLKNKYDERSWIQKFTPRRSQSKWSKRNRERADLLIKEKRMQPSGLLEIETAKKDGRWDQAYDSPSQMEIPPDFLEKLVKDQYAHEFFKTLNKTNLYAIAWRLQTAKTLKTREKRMEALLQMMKNRQKLH is encoded by the coding sequence ATGAATAAAAATAATGAAATAATCATCAAATCTTTTTCTTCCTCAGAGAAATGGAAGGAATGGCTTATGTTAAATTTTGCAACATTTCCTAATGGTATTTGGCTTCGAATTTATAAGAAAGACTCCGGAAAAAAAACAATTACCTATGATGAGGCCCTAGATGAAGCTCTTTGCTTCGGCTGGATCGATAGTCTGAAAAATAAATACGATGAAAGATCGTGGATTCAGAAATTTACTCCACGCAGATCACAAAGCAAATGGTCAAAGCGAAATAGAGAGCGAGCAGATCTGCTTATCAAAGAAAAACGAATGCAACCAAGCGGATTATTAGAAATAGAGACTGCAAAAAAAGATGGTAGATGGGACCAAGCCTATGATTCTCCAAGCCAAATGGAAATTCCCCCTGATTTTCTAGAAAAATTAGTAAAAGATCAGTACGCCCACGAATTCTTTAAAACACTGAATAAAACAAACTTATATGCAATTGCTTGGCGATTACAAACAGCAAAGACTTTAAAGACAAGAGAAAAACGAATGGAGGCTCTTCTTCAAATGATGAAGAATCGACAAAAATTGCACTAA
- a CDS encoding SRPBCC domain-containing protein, producing the protein MCKTIQQKVKFKASPMTIYQFIADSNQVTALTGETAMISKHIGGAFSTMSGKVSGIIVDLEPSRRIVQAWRRNDFPEGIFSMATFTFKETTEGGTELILTHRGVPKALIPDVEEGWRKNYWDMIRNALKTLSSSGEQKK; encoded by the coding sequence ATGTGTAAAACGATCCAACAAAAAGTAAAATTCAAGGCCTCTCCGATGACGATCTACCAGTTTATCGCGGATTCGAATCAAGTTACTGCCCTCACAGGGGAAACTGCGATGATCAGTAAACACATCGGTGGTGCCTTTTCCACCATGTCTGGAAAGGTATCTGGAATCATTGTAGACCTTGAACCTTCGAGACGAATTGTGCAAGCGTGGAGAAGAAATGATTTTCCGGAAGGTATATTTTCTATGGCTACGTTTACATTCAAAGAAACCACGGAAGGTGGGACTGAGTTAATCTTAACTCACCGCGGTGTACCGAAGGCACTGATTCCTGATGTAGAAGAAGGTTGGCGAAAAAACTATTGGGATATGATTCGAAATGCTCTCAAAACTTTGTCCAGCAGCGGAGAACAAAAGAAATGA
- a CDS encoding SGNH/GDSL hydrolase family protein, whose protein sequence is MLKVNLFRLIIIFVIINVEPVYADKNAFSFIINDSFFNYDSFVKTNCNTQFSDSHPASFEPNKTFLTFYGDSLGDFVDEPFYGYFGWDKYLTMMNLGVEWNVQNLAIAGYTTESVYNFNKDCSKSYERRINFKTSPNVALEIGGNDFWANSLLLTFMPWKFGTVVDRVVYNTKAILYQLRNPRRNKNILVMGNFPNLSYSPTLGNTSSYFKAGSVHPNSLFSTNMDHLKEEQAKAMLDEVQRGFLVAASLGIATLLIPIDITKLNLELSRAILGMKQAYNEAIAKLVLVTNIMELDALHSQIKNTGDSPTGKDNWYWLWLRTIRNNISMVTSLGMLFSQGPLEHSVNEVNQKYGNVHFLPMYHLFIRQKDCFEFGQCWVANPTLYQDQIGHLNYIGYTVWASALSNKVVELNWHNSLVNGPPKFNGAVSIPGDDTVVVPTIDEYPPDSVVIHPAPIDIWLVLCLFTGKCW, encoded by the coding sequence ATGTTGAAAGTTAATTTATTCAGACTAATAATTATTTTTGTAATCATTAATGTTGAACCAGTATATGCGGATAAAAATGCATTCAGCTTTATTATTAATGATTCTTTTTTCAATTACGATAGCTTTGTTAAAACTAATTGTAATACGCAGTTCAGTGATTCCCATCCGGCTTCCTTTGAACCCAATAAAACCTTTTTAACCTTTTATGGAGACAGTCTGGGTGATTTTGTGGACGAACCGTTTTACGGATATTTTGGCTGGGATAAATACCTGACGATGATGAATCTTGGAGTGGAATGGAATGTTCAGAATTTAGCCATTGCTGGATATACAACAGAAAGTGTTTATAATTTTAATAAAGATTGTAGTAAATCATATGAACGTCGTATTAACTTTAAAACTTCTCCTAACGTTGCCCTAGAGATTGGGGGGAATGATTTTTGGGCCAATTCCCTCCTTCTTACCTTTATGCCTTGGAAATTTGGAACTGTTGTGGATCGGGTGGTGTACAATACCAAAGCCATCCTTTACCAATTGAGGAATCCGCGTCGTAATAAAAACATATTGGTGATGGGTAACTTTCCAAACCTTTCCTATAGCCCGACCTTGGGTAATACTAGTAGTTATTTTAAAGCTGGTTCAGTACATCCAAATAGTCTCTTTTCTACGAATATGGATCATTTAAAAGAGGAGCAAGCGAAAGCAATGCTGGATGAAGTCCAAAGAGGATTCCTTGTAGCTGCAAGCCTTGGTATTGCCACATTGTTAATTCCTATAGACATAACTAAGTTGAATTTGGAATTATCAAGAGCTATATTAGGAATGAAACAAGCGTACAATGAAGCCATCGCCAAATTAGTTTTAGTCACAAATATTATGGAACTAGATGCGTTACATTCACAGATTAAAAATACAGGAGATTCACCGACTGGCAAAGATAATTGGTATTGGCTTTGGTTACGTACGATTCGAAACAATATCAGCATGGTTACGAGTCTCGGAATGCTCTTTTCTCAAGGTCCTCTGGAACACAGTGTAAATGAAGTCAATCAAAAGTATGGGAATGTACATTTCCTTCCCATGTATCATTTATTCATCCGGCAAAAGGATTGTTTTGAGTTTGGACAGTGTTGGGTAGCTAACCCAACTTTGTATCAAGATCAAATCGGCCATTTAAATTACATTGGCTACACTGTCTGGGCTAGTGCCTTATCGAATAAAGTAGTGGAGCTCAATTGGCATAATTCTCTGGTGAATGGTCCTCCCAAATTTAATGGGGCAGTTTCTATTCCTGGAGATGATACAGTGGTAGTACCTACAATAGATGAATACCCACCAGATTCTGTGGTAATCCACCCTGCCCCAATAGACATTTGGTTAGTCCTTTGTCTTTTTACAGGAAAATGTTGGTAA